In Streptobacillus canis, one DNA window encodes the following:
- the thrS gene encoding threonine--tRNA ligase, whose product MLKITLPDGAIREIENMSVIEFTKSISTSLAKKTVGAIFNGTQVDITYNLDKDGTIELITTDSAKGLEILRHSTAHVMAEAVMSLFPTTKVTIGPAIENRFYYDFDTERPFTEEDLANIEKEMKRLIKLNEKFSRTVWSREEARKHFENEGQNYKVEILDSLEGDEFSIYTQGNFTDLCRGTHLPSTGYIKAFKLLNSAGAYWRGDSNNKMLQRIYGTAFYSQDELDAYIKQVEEAERRDHRKLGKQLNLFFLDEHGPGFPFFMPKGTRLFNRLQELWRIEHNKQGYDEIKTPIMLDKELWEISGHWFNYRENMYTSEIDEKIYAIKPMNCPGSIIAYKNNLHSYKDLPLKYAEMGHVHRHEFSGALHGLMRVRAFTQDDAHIFCTPDQIKDSIKEIVGLYDKYYRLFGFDFHVELSTKPEKAVGDDKVWEISEKALEETLQELGIEYRINPGDGAFYGPKIDFKMKDSIGRIWQTGTIQLDMNLPARFNMSYIGKDGEKHEPVMIHRAMFGSLERFMGILIEHYAGAFPVWLAPTQVKIMTISEEQVEYATALHKKLLNLGIGAELDTRDEKIGYKIREANGDQKIPVQLVIGKNEVLENTVNVRRFGSTDSVTKNVDEFITELLEEINIKF is encoded by the coding sequence ATGTTAAAAATTACTTTGCCAGATGGAGCAATTAGAGAAATTGAAAACATGAGTGTTATAGAATTTACAAAATCTATATCAACAAGCTTAGCTAAAAAAACAGTTGGAGCTATCTTTAATGGCACGCAAGTAGACATTACATATAACTTAGATAAAGATGGAACTATAGAATTAATAACAACAGATAGTGCTAAAGGATTAGAAATATTAAGACATAGTACAGCTCACGTTATGGCTGAAGCTGTTATGAGCTTATTTCCTACAACAAAAGTAACTATAGGACCAGCTATAGAAAATAGATTCTATTATGACTTTGATACAGAAAGACCATTTACTGAAGAAGATTTAGCAAATATAGAAAAAGAAATGAAAAGATTAATTAAATTAAATGAAAAATTCTCAAGAACAGTTTGGTCAAGAGAAGAAGCTAGAAAACATTTCGAAAACGAAGGACAAAACTATAAAGTAGAAATACTTGATTCTTTAGAAGGAGATGAATTTAGTATCTATACTCAAGGTAACTTTACTGACTTATGTAGAGGAACTCACTTACCTTCAACAGGATACATTAAAGCATTTAAATTATTAAACTCTGCAGGTGCTTACTGGAGAGGAGATTCTAATAATAAAATGTTACAAAGAATTTATGGAACAGCTTTCTATAGCCAAGATGAGTTAGATGCATATATCAAACAAGTTGAAGAAGCAGAAAGAAGAGATCATAGAAAACTTGGTAAACAATTAAACTTATTCTTCTTAGATGAACATGGACCAGGATTCCCATTCTTCATGCCTAAAGGAACAAGATTATTCAATAGATTACAAGAATTATGGAGAATAGAACATAACAAACAAGGTTATGATGAAATTAAAACTCCGATAATGTTAGATAAAGAATTATGGGAAATTTCAGGGCACTGGTTCAATTATAGAGAAAATATGTATACATCTGAAATAGATGAAAAAATTTATGCTATTAAACCTATGAACTGCCCAGGTTCAATTATTGCATATAAAAACAACTTACATTCATATAAAGATTTACCATTAAAATATGCTGAAATGGGACATGTACATAGACATGAATTTTCTGGAGCTTTACATGGATTAATGAGAGTTAGAGCATTTACTCAAGATGACGCTCATATTTTCTGTACACCAGATCAAATTAAAGACAGCATTAAAGAAATAGTTGGATTATATGACAAATACTACAGATTATTTGGATTTGATTTCCACGTTGAACTTTCAACTAAACCTGAAAAAGCAGTTGGAGATGACAAAGTTTGGGAAATTTCTGAAAAAGCTTTAGAAGAAACATTACAAGAATTAGGAATTGAATATAGAATAAATCCAGGAGATGGAGCGTTCTATGGTCCTAAGATAGACTTTAAAATGAAAGATTCAATAGGAAGAATTTGGCAAACTGGAACTATACAGCTTGACATGAACTTACCTGCAAGATTTAACATGAGCTACATAGGTAAAGATGGAGAAAAACACGAACCAGTAATGATACATAGAGCTATGTTTGGATCTCTTGAAAGATTTATGGGAATCTTAATAGAACACTATGCAGGAGCATTCCCTGTATGGCTTGCACCAACTCAAGTTAAAATCATGACTATATCTGAAGAACAAGTAGAATATGCAACAGCATTACATAAGAAATTACTTAACTTAGGCATAGGTGCAGAACTTGATACTAGAGATGAAAAGATTGGATACAAAATTAGAGAAGCTAATGGAGATCAAAAAATACCGGTACAATTAGTAATAGGTAAAAATGAAGTGTTAGAAAATACAGTAAATGTTAGAAGATTTGGATCTACTGACAGTGTAACTAAAAATGTTGATGAATTCATTACAGAATTGTTAGAGGAAATTAATATTAAATTCTAG
- the pnp gene encoding polyribonucleotide nucleotidyltransferase, producing MFDKKVYILDVAGKEVKVETGEIARQAGGSVVVTKGGTTVLVTTTRSKEVKDGQDFFPLTVDYIEKFYATGKFPGGFIKRESKPSTEEILISRLIDRPIRPLFPEGFFNAVHVVINVISYDGINMPEDIATIGVSFALGLSDIPFSGPVAGVTVGYMNGEYVINPDKAQRDNMDIYLSVAGTKTAITMVEAGANEVTEEEMLNAIMLGHEAIKNICEQQEAILNTLGVQKMEFAGISYDERVTTFLDKYQGDLKNAILVPGKLEKYEAIDNLCDSLLSSFKLEIAKEMLAKEKTDEERLLELIGENKTKSMDELVKEFKKYYHDLEKKIVRELIIFDKYRADGRKIDEIRPLNTQIDVLPMPHGSALFTRGETQALVVATLGSKEDEQIIDGMEGEYNKKFFLHYNFPPFSVGEAGFMRAPGRRELGHGNLAERALKAVMPSVDDFPYTVRVVSEITESNGSSSQASICGGSLALMAAGVPIRGTVAGIAMGLIKEEENFTVLTDIQGLEDHLGDMDFKVAGTKKGITAIQMDIKIEGINKEIMEIALTQAHKGRMHIIDVMEATIPAPRPNLPENAPKIINLRIDPGKIAALIGPAGKVIKSIIEETGVKIDVEDDGRVAIFGIDQAMMERAFELVNQYTLTVELDKVYKGRITKLAKFGAFVELAPGTEGLLHISEISHKRIKQVEDVLNVDDMVDVKVIAIEDNNKFSLSMKALIEKETEEVKEEKVNEGE from the coding sequence ATGTTTGACAAAAAAGTATACATTTTAGATGTAGCGGGTAAAGAAGTTAAAGTAGAAACTGGAGAAATTGCTAGACAAGCAGGAGGATCAGTTGTAGTAACTAAAGGTGGAACTACTGTTTTAGTTACAACTACTAGAAGTAAAGAAGTAAAAGATGGACAAGACTTCTTCCCATTAACTGTAGACTATATAGAAAAATTCTATGCTACAGGTAAATTCCCAGGAGGGTTTATTAAAAGAGAATCTAAACCATCTACTGAAGAAATTTTAATATCAAGATTAATTGATAGACCAATAAGACCTTTATTCCCTGAAGGATTCTTTAATGCGGTACACGTAGTAATTAACGTAATAAGTTATGATGGTATTAATATGCCAGAAGATATTGCAACTATAGGGGTATCATTTGCTTTAGGATTATCAGATATTCCATTTAGCGGTCCAGTAGCAGGAGTTACTGTAGGATATATGAATGGAGAATATGTAATTAATCCAGATAAAGCACAAAGAGATAACATGGATATCTATTTATCAGTTGCTGGTACTAAGACTGCAATAACAATGGTTGAAGCAGGAGCAAATGAAGTAACTGAAGAAGAAATGTTAAATGCAATTATGCTTGGGCATGAAGCAATTAAAAATATATGTGAACAACAAGAAGCTATCTTAAATACTTTAGGTGTTCAAAAAATGGAATTTGCTGGTATCTCATATGATGAAAGAGTTACAACTTTCTTAGATAAATATCAAGGAGATTTAAAAAATGCAATATTAGTTCCTGGTAAACTTGAAAAGTATGAGGCAATAGATAATTTATGTGATTCATTACTTTCAAGCTTTAAATTAGAGATTGCTAAAGAAATGTTAGCAAAAGAAAAAACAGATGAAGAAAGATTATTAGAATTAATAGGTGAAAATAAAACTAAATCTATGGATGAATTAGTTAAAGAATTCAAAAAATATTATCATGATTTAGAAAAGAAAATTGTAAGAGAGTTAATAATTTTTGATAAATATAGAGCAGATGGAAGAAAAATTGATGAAATAAGACCATTAAATACTCAAATAGATGTATTACCTATGCCACATGGTTCAGCTTTATTTACTCGTGGAGAAACTCAAGCTTTAGTAGTTGCAACATTAGGTTCTAAAGAAGATGAACAAATAATTGATGGTATGGAAGGAGAATATAATAAGAAATTCTTCTTACACTATAACTTCCCACCATTCTCAGTTGGAGAAGCTGGATTTATGAGAGCACCAGGAAGACGTGAATTAGGACATGGAAACTTAGCTGAAAGAGCTCTTAAAGCAGTTATGCCATCAGTTGATGATTTCCCATACACAGTAAGAGTAGTTTCTGAAATTACAGAATCAAATGGATCTTCATCTCAAGCTTCAATTTGTGGTGGATCACTTGCATTAATGGCGGCTGGTGTACCTATAAGAGGAACAGTTGCAGGTATAGCAATGGGATTAATTAAAGAAGAAGAAAACTTTACAGTACTTACAGATATACAAGGATTAGAAGATCATTTAGGAGATATGGACTTTAAAGTTGCAGGGACTAAAAAAGGTATAACTGCAATACAAATGGATATTAAGATTGAAGGAATCAATAAGGAAATAATGGAAATTGCATTAACTCAAGCACATAAAGGAAGAATGCATATAATCGATGTTATGGAAGCGACTATTCCAGCACCAAGACCTAATTTACCTGAAAATGCACCTAAGATAATTAACTTAAGAATTGATCCAGGTAAGATAGCTGCATTAATTGGACCAGCAGGGAAAGTTATTAAATCTATCATTGAAGAAACTGGAGTTAAGATAGATGTTGAAGATGATGGAAGAGTAGCAATATTTGGTATAGATCAAGCTATGATGGAAAGAGCATTTGAACTTGTAAATCAATATACATTAACAGTAGAACTAGATAAAGTATACAAAGGAAGAATTACAAAACTGGCTAAATTTGGAGCGTTCGTAGAACTTGCACCAGGTACAGAAGGACTATTACATATTTCAGAAATTTCTCATAAGAGAATTAAACAAGTTGAGGATGTATTAAATGTTGATGATATGGTGGATGTTAAAGTAATAGCTATTGAAGATAACAATAAATTTAGTTTAAGTATGAAAGCATTAATTGAAAAGGAAACAGAAGAAGTTAAAGAAGAAAAAGTAAACGAAGGAGAGTAA
- a CDS encoding DUF4037 domain-containing protein: MVNKFDELINKRKEFQKKSDGVSEVKVLREIVKMAKDIYGEMSNEYIYYLNELGGSAKYIGEYELGLKSLEEALSLIEKRESNRSVAYGTSLLNMAEVYRFRGDLDKIEKIYLEVLSIFEENKMQKEYIYAGLCNNIGLFYQNTNRIEEAIPYHEKSLNILVDMPDHLVELATTYNNLVMPYKEVGKLKQAYSNLDNALEIYEVTLGKEHSMYGAALNNKAILKFEEGEYVSALNIFEMALDITKKSFGENSLNYQNLLSNVEYIRDLVKKTQKEVEIEVTSDSKLMDISREYTKKYILPKIKEKNEELLSKITIGLIGEGSEVMGYDDEYSRDHDFTFMPVILLNIEDYEKYSKELEDILLSLPQEFLGIKHVNNDVVNERRGVKKIGDYLYKFIGKEEASLTIEDYRRIPEHALFALTSGEIFYAGNNEFTSILEALKYYPNIIRENKIATVCTRIAQSGQYNYLRLMKREDKIAANMAKSVFIENVIHLVYLLNSKYMPFYKWSARGLKDLPILGKDMEKRILELIDNTILDKHQMSNRIEEICYFLVEEIKKQGLSKEKGYFMVNHAMWIQRNIDDEFLKLWTPFED; this comes from the coding sequence ATGGCAAAAGATATATATGGTGAAATGTCAAATGAATACATATATTATCTTAACGAATTAGGTGGTTCGGCAAAATATATAGGAGAATATGAATTAGGACTTAAGAGTTTAGAAGAAGCGCTTTCTTTAATTGAAAAAAGAGAAAGTAATAGATCAGTTGCATATGGAACCTCTTTATTAAATATGGCTGAAGTATATAGATTTAGAGGAGATTTAGATAAAATAGAAAAAATATATTTAGAAGTTTTATCTATATTTGAAGAAAATAAGATGCAAAAAGAATATATTTATGCAGGTCTTTGTAATAATATAGGGTTATTTTATCAAAATACCAATAGAATAGAGGAAGCTATTCCATATCATGAAAAGAGTTTAAATATCTTAGTTGATATGCCAGATCATTTAGTAGAGCTTGCTACAACATATAATAACCTTGTTATGCCATATAAAGAAGTAGGTAAACTTAAACAAGCATATTCTAATTTAGATAATGCTTTAGAAATATATGAAGTGACTTTAGGTAAAGAACATTCTATGTATGGAGCTGCTTTAAATAATAAGGCAATACTTAAATTTGAAGAAGGAGAATATGTAAGTGCATTAAATATATTTGAAATGGCCTTAGATATTACAAAAAAATCATTTGGAGAAAATAGTTTAAATTATCAAAATCTTCTATCTAATGTTGAATATATTAGGGATTTAGTAAAGAAAACTCAAAAAGAAGTAGAAATAGAAGTAACTAGTGATTCAAAACTTATGGATATTTCAAGAGAATATACTAAAAAATATATATTGCCAAAAATTAAAGAAAAAAATGAAGAACTTTTATCTAAGATAACTATAGGATTAATAGGTGAAGGTTCAGAAGTTATGGGTTATGACGATGAATATTCAAGAGATCATGACTTTACATTTATGCCTGTAATCTTATTAAACATTGAAGATTATGAAAAATATTCAAAAGAATTAGAAGATATTTTATTATCTTTACCTCAAGAATTTTTAGGTATAAAACATGTTAATAATGATGTAGTAAATGAAAGACGTGGAGTTAAAAAAATAGGGGATTATCTATATAAGTTTATAGGGAAAGAAGAAGCTTCTTTAACTATAGAAGATTATAGAAGAATACCAGAACATGCCTTATTTGCTCTAACTAGTGGAGAAATATTTTATGCTGGAAATAATGAATTTACATCTATACTTGAAGCTTTAAAATATTATCCAAATATAATTAGAGAAAATAAAATAGCTACAGTATGTACTCGTATTGCACAAAGTGGACAATATAATTATTTAAGATTAATGAAAAGAGAAGATAAAATAGCTGCTAATATGGCTAAGAGTGTATTTATTGAAAATGTAATACATTTAGTATATTTATTAAATTCTAAATATATGCCTTTCTATAAATGGTCAGCTCGTGGATTAAAAGATTTACCTATACTTGGTAAAGATATGGAAAAGAGAATACTTGAATTAATTGATAATACAATACTTGATAAACATCAAATGTCAAATAGAATAGAAGAAATTTGCTATTTTCTTGTAGAAGAAATTAAAAAACAAGGACTAAGTAAAGAAAAAGGATATTTCATGGTAAATCACGCAATGTGGATACAAAGAAACATAGATGATGAATTTTTAAAATTATGGACACCGTTTGAAGATTAG
- a CDS encoding Bax inhibitor-1/YccA family protein codes for MYNDRELDSRIEIGILGSYLWMGIGLLITFGIMYASLFNVQLVQISVTLNRFAFLIIIAIALLMRFVVAKASAMVLRLVFIAYSSFLGILLIPIMYVYETASILTILGGSAAMFIGMSAYGYFTQNNLEGYSKYLFGGVLGIIVMSLLNSFLFRNNMVEIVISILGLVIFIIYTAVDTQRIKSMLLEAHYQGDIELMDKVQIFGALMLYLDFINIFLYLLSLFGKRRN; via the coding sequence ATGTATAACGATAGAGAGTTAGATAGTAGAATTGAAATTGGTATACTTGGTTCATATTTATGGATGGGTATAGGGTTATTAATTACTTTTGGTATTATGTATGCATCATTATTTAATGTGCAGTTAGTACAAATATCTGTTACATTAAATAGATTTGCATTCTTAATTATTATTGCAATTGCATTACTTATGAGGTTTGTTGTTGCAAAAGCAAGTGCTATGGTTTTAAGATTAGTGTTTATTGCATATTCATCATTTTTAGGAATACTTTTAATTCCAATAATGTATGTATATGAAACTGCATCAATACTTACTATACTTGGTGGTTCAGCTGCTATGTTTATAGGTATGAGTGCTTATGGTTATTTTACTCAAAATAACTTGGAAGGATATTCAAAATATCTATTTGGTGGAGTACTAGGGATTATTGTAATGTCACTATTAAATAGTTTCTTATTTAGAAACAATATGGTAGAGATAGTAATATCTATATTAGGATTAGTGATATTTATAATATATACAGCAGTAGATACACAAAGAATTAAATCAATGTTACTTGAAGCACATTATCAAGGTGATATAGAATTAATGGATAAAGTACAGATATTTGGAGCTTTAATGCTTTATCTTGACTTTATTAACATTTTCCTATATTTACTATCATTATTTGGTAAAAGAAGAAATTAA
- the pgsA gene encoding CDP-diacylglycerol--glycerol-3-phosphate 3-phosphatidyltransferase yields the protein MLNKMNLPNKLTIVRIILTPILLLLMLFKYEGNHGTFSAVMLHVLVVLLFAGIALTDFFDGYIARRDNLVTNFGKLLDPIADKVFVFSVLIVLVKYNLLSIWLVLILLTREFVVVAIRMVILENGGEVVAASSSAKLKTATQMIALLFAIMFPFGKIVNSIVLLPAVVFSIISMIEYYDLVKKYIGEDI from the coding sequence ATGTTAAACAAAATGAATTTGCCTAACAAATTAACTATAGTTAGAATAATATTAACACCAATATTATTACTACTTATGTTATTTAAATATGAAGGGAATCATGGAACATTCTCAGCTGTAATGTTACACGTATTAGTTGTTTTACTATTTGCAGGAATAGCATTAACAGACTTTTTTGATGGATATATTGCAAGAAGAGATAACTTAGTTACAAATTTTGGGAAATTACTAGACCCTATAGCTGATAAAGTATTTGTTTTCTCAGTTTTAATAGTTTTAGTAAAATACAATTTATTATCAATTTGGTTAGTATTAATATTACTTACAAGAGAGTTTGTAGTAGTAGCAATTAGAATGGTAATATTAGAAAATGGTGGAGAAGTTGTAGCAGCAAGTTCTTCTGCAAAACTTAAAACAGCAACACAAATGATAGCTTTACTATTTGCAATCATGTTCCCATTTGGGAAAATTGTTAATTCTATAGTATTGTTACCTGCAGTAGTATTTTCTATTATTTCAATGATAGAATACTATGACCTTGTTAAAAAATATATAGGGGAGGACATATAA
- a CDS encoding DUF4125 family protein, with translation MERAELINEIIAREWEMFKVLKNTGGPAECQNNKPEFEVMRRGQWDNLPENILQSYLIDLKKAEEVGRNLLEEKYIRMMEFSAPEEFEGVKDLLPVLSPGIEVLINKIEKTYLAWGDEFEAKYPKFSKLCRPLRREGDMPERASVQTYLRGELCSYSLKTVLFYSDYIEDCVKKGINLIYETHSEVVKMKGFESIDAVENSLVI, from the coding sequence ATGGAAAGAGCAGAATTAATTAATGAAATTATAGCTAGAGAATGGGAAATGTTTAAAGTGTTAAAAAATACAGGAGGCCCTGCTGAATGTCAAAATAATAAACCAGAATTTGAAGTTATGAGAAGAGGGCAATGGGATAATTTGCCTGAAAATATATTACAAAGTTATTTAATAGATTTAAAAAAAGCGGAAGAAGTTGGTAGAAACTTATTAGAAGAAAAGTATATCAGAATGATGGAATTTTCAGCACCGGAAGAATTTGAAGGAGTTAAAGATTTGCTGCCAGTTTTATCACCTGGAATAGAAGTATTAATTAATAAAATAGAAAAAACATATCTTGCATGGGGAGATGAGTTTGAAGCAAAATATCCTAAATTTTCAAAATTATGTAGACCTTTAAGAAGAGAAGGAGACATGCCAGAAAGAGCATCAGTACAAACATATTTAAGAGGAGAATTATGTAGTTATTCATTAAAAACAGTCTTATTTTACTCAGACTATATAGAAGATTGTGTTAAAAAAGGGATAAACTTAATTTACGAAACTCATAGTGAAGTTGTAAAAATGAAAGGATTTGAATCTATAGATGCAGTTGAAAATTCACTTGTAATATAG
- a CDS encoding cation-translocating P-type ATPase produces MEFKQSIEEVLKNQEVDRNLGLTEAEAARRLEKYGENKLEEGKKKTLLARFVDQLKDVLIYVLIVASILNVIAHYPDGFTEAGIILMVVLINAVVGVVQEAKAEKTLEALKKLSSPKAVVKREGKIYEIDSKYLVPGDILVIDAGRYIPADLRLIETQNLQVEESAFTGESHVVTKDADFMTDQDTLPMGDKLNLAYSSTLATYGRGEGIVISTGMNTEIGKIAKALNSDEDSTTPLQKKLDKLGKTLGYIAIVVCIVIFGLGVIQGRGAVEMMITAVSLAVAAIPEGLVAIVAIVLSTGVTRMSKNKAIVKRLPAVETLGSVNVICSDKTGTLTQNKMTVVKEYSMDNSELLMKGLSLCSDATTTVGDPTEIALVVYAEKHGYTKEDLNNQYKRVNEYAFDSDRKLMSTLHENGNEYISFTKGAIDNILNICKYIKIGNEVVEITEEHKVQILEKSIEMSNDALRVLGLGYKDSPVYLESEDLENNLTLVGIVGMIDPPREEVKASILTAQKAGIKVVMITGDHKNTAVAIAKELNIAKDISESITGPEIDKLDKEYFYENVEKYSVFARVSPEHKVNIVEALKLKGNVVSMTGDGVNDAPSLKKADIGVAMGITGTDVSKGASDMILLDDNFTTIVKAVEEGRNIYNNIKKTIMFLLSCNLGEVICIFFATLLGLPIPLVATQLLWINLVTDTLPAISLGLDPGNKMVMNEKPRSPKESFFARGAATRALVGGTLIGLFTLLAFYIGLREEGFTTLAQIRTLSEGDSALTHARTMAFIVLTVSQLFYSYTMRVEDTTTFKVGLFSNKYLNISFVLGLGLQILLINIPAVAKIFRVQSLGLFDWDVVIILAIIPFIVNELIKVFIKFKK; encoded by the coding sequence TTGGAATTTAAACAAAGTATAGAAGAAGTTTTAAAAAATCAAGAAGTTGATAGAAACTTAGGTCTTACTGAAGCAGAAGCTGCAAGAAGACTTGAAAAATATGGTGAAAATAAATTAGAAGAAGGTAAGAAAAAAACATTACTTGCTAGATTTGTTGATCAATTAAAAGACGTTTTAATTTATGTATTAATAGTTGCATCTATATTAAACGTAATAGCTCATTATCCAGATGGATTTACTGAAGCTGGAATAATATTAATGGTAGTATTAATTAATGCTGTAGTTGGAGTAGTTCAAGAAGCAAAAGCTGAAAAAACACTTGAAGCATTAAAGAAATTATCATCTCCAAAAGCTGTAGTTAAAAGAGAAGGAAAAATATATGAAATTGATTCTAAATATTTAGTTCCTGGAGATATTTTAGTTATAGATGCAGGTAGATATATACCAGCAGATTTAAGATTAATAGAAACACAAAATTTACAAGTTGAAGAATCTGCATTTACAGGAGAATCACATGTAGTTACTAAAGATGCAGACTTCATGACAGATCAAGATACATTACCTATGGGTGATAAGTTAAACTTAGCTTACTCATCAACTCTTGCTACATATGGTAGAGGAGAAGGTATAGTAATATCTACTGGAATGAATACAGAAATAGGTAAAATTGCAAAAGCTTTAAATAGTGATGAAGATAGTACTACACCTTTACAAAAGAAACTTGATAAATTAGGTAAGACTTTAGGATACATAGCTATAGTAGTGTGTATAGTTATCTTTGGATTAGGAGTAATTCAAGGAAGAGGTGCAGTTGAAATGATGATTACAGCAGTTTCACTTGCTGTTGCTGCTATACCTGAAGGATTAGTAGCTATAGTTGCTATAGTACTTTCAACAGGTGTTACTAGAATGAGTAAAAATAAGGCAATAGTAAAAAGATTACCTGCTGTTGAAACATTAGGTTCAGTTAATGTAATTTGTTCAGATAAAACTGGTACATTAACACAAAATAAGATGACTGTAGTTAAAGAATACTCTATGGATAATAGTGAATTATTAATGAAAGGTTTATCTTTATGTTCAGATGCAACAACTACAGTAGGGGATCCTACAGAAATAGCTTTAGTTGTTTATGCTGAAAAACATGGATATACTAAAGAAGATTTAAATAATCAATACAAACGTGTAAATGAATATGCATTTGATTCTGATAGAAAATTAATGTCAACTTTACATGAAAATGGAAATGAATATATTTCATTTACTAAAGGTGCTATAGATAACATCTTAAATATATGTAAATATATCAAAATTGGAAATGAAGTAGTAGAAATTACTGAAGAGCATAAAGTACAAATTCTAGAGAAAAGTATAGAAATGTCTAATGATGCTTTAAGGGTTTTAGGATTAGGATATAAGGATAGTCCTGTATACTTAGAAAGTGAAGATTTAGAAAATAACTTAACTTTAGTTGGTATAGTTGGTATGATAGATCCTCCGAGAGAAGAAGTTAAAGCTTCAATACTTACTGCACAAAAAGCAGGAATAAAAGTTGTTATGATTACAGGAGATCATAAAAATACAGCAGTTGCAATAGCTAAAGAATTAAATATTGCAAAAGATATTTCAGAAAGTATAACTGGGCCTGAAATAGATAAATTAGATAAAGAATATTTCTATGAAAATGTAGAGAAATATTCAGTATTTGCAAGGGTTTCACCTGAGCATAAAGTTAATATAGTTGAAGCATTAAAATTAAAAGGAAATGTAGTATCAATGACAGGAGATGGAGTTAACGATGCGCCATCACTTAAAAAAGCTGACATAGGTGTTGCTATGGGTATTACAGGAACTGATGTTTCTAAAGGTGCTTCTGATATGATATTGCTAGATGATAATTTTACAACTATAGTTAAAGCAGTAGAAGAAGGAAGAAATATATATAATAACATTAAGAAAACAATAATGTTCTTACTTTCATGTAATTTAGGGGAAGTAATCTGTATATTCTTTGCTACATTACTTGGTTTACCAATACCATTAGTTGCTACTCAGTTATTATGGATTAACTTAGTTACAGATACATTACCAGCTATCTCATTAGGTCTTGATCCAGGTAATAAAATGGTTATGAATGAGAAACCACGTTCTCCAAAAGAAAGTTTCTTTGCAAGAGGAGCTGCAACACGTGCATTAGTTGGAGGAACTTTAATAGGGTTATTCACTTTACTTGCATTCTATATTGGTTTAAGAGAAGAAGGATTTACAACTCTTGCTCAAATTAGAACATTAAGTGAAGGAGATTCAGCTCTTACACATGCAAGAACTATGGCGTTTATAGTGCTTACTGTCTCTCAATTATTCTATTCATATACTATGAGAGTAGAAGATACAACTACATTTAAAGTTGGATTATTTAGTAACAAATATCTAAATATTTCATTTGTATTAGGTCTTGGATTACAAATATTATTAATTAATATACCAGCAGTTGCAAAAATATTTAGAGTACAATCTTTAGGATTATTTGACTGGGATGTTGTAATAATCTTAGCTATAATTCCATTTATAGTTAATGAATTAATCAAAGTGTTTATTAAATTTAAAAAATAG